The segment TCCAGAGGGCGTCTACAATGAGATCACGCAGCCCGTGACACACAGCGGGTACCTGTACCGGTCCACAGCCCCCACCAAGCTTCCAGGTGCCAAGAAGAGCAAAGAGGGTAAGTGTGGGGAATGTGGGGGAACAGCCAGTGGGGTGCTCACCCCAGTGCCACTGACCCCCCCCAATCCCGCAGACTTCCAGCGCACCTGGTGCTCCCTGGAGAGAGCCCTGCTCTTCTTTGAGACAGAGAAATGCACTGAGCTCCTGGGCCACATCGAGAGTGGGGACCTCATCTCCCTGGGTGTGAGCAGAGCCCCGGCtgtcaccagccccagccccactgaaaGGTACTCCCAGCCTCACCCCCACTGCTTGCCCAGAGAGCCCATGGGCACGCAGATGGCAGGGACGGGCATCACACCCTGCTTGGTGCAATGGTCTGGTGGCTTTGGGTGCAGGTTCGGGCTAGGGGCTGCCCTGATGGACTAGTTCGTCCTCTGCAGGTTTCGCTTCACCCTCGAGCTCTTCCTCATTGGGGAAAAAGTGCAGCAGCTGGGAACCGAAGGACCAGAGACGCTGCAAGCCTGGGCCAGTGCCATCGGCAAGGTGAgccagccccaaccccagcacccCGTGCCACTGGTGGGTTCCTCGGGCCCATCCCTCCTTCTCCATTGTAattcctcccagctccccaccctCTTCATCCTCTGTGTCAAgcaccctccttccctttctagGGACTCCCATTCTCCCCAGTGACCTGCCCCCATCCTCAAGGGTGTCCGTGCTTGAGGGTTGAGCCGTGTCTTTACCCAGTTTGTCTCTTGCTCCATCCTGCAGTGGTTCACGCCCATGAGCTGTCATTGCCTGCTGGGCTATGAATTCCAGCGCGTGGGCCAGCTGCGCTACAAGTGCATGCTCAACCCTGAGCGGTGGCAGCAGGCCTTCTTCATCCTGCAGAAAGCCCACCTCTTCATCTGCCCTGCCGAGGACAATGGGGCTGAGGACAGCATCAACCTCCGGCGGCTGCAGGAGCTCAGTAAGTGCCATGTCACAGCCCAGGATGGGCACCACACGGTGGGTAGCCATACACAGCTCTGACACCTCTACTTCTCACCCCAATGCAGGTCTGGTTCCCCCCACAGAGACCCCTGAGAAGAAGGAGCTGCTGGTCCTCGTGGAAATGGGAAGGTAAGTCATGGCTGCAGAATGTGCCAAGTGAGCTCAGCAGGCTGCCGGGGCAAAGGCACTCTTCCGTGGTTCAATGCTGATCCCAAACCCTCGGTGGGGATTGCTTCTGGGACAGCAGGGCTGTGGCCAAGGGGCCTACAGAGAGCACCCCAGAGTGGGGTCTCTCACCAGGGTAGGGTGTCTCTCGGCTCAGCCTGGCTATGCCCTGTCCCGAGCAAAGCTGTGCCTACAGGCAGGAGGGGGTAACCCATCCCCCCACCCTGACAACCTTCATTCCCTCTTCTCTGCCCTTGTCGTTCTCAGGACATTTTACCTGCAGGGCTTGTCACGGGCAGACTCAGCAGCATGGTACGCTGACATCCAGGCATCAGCGGGGGGCCGAGGTAATGCACTGAAGGACCAGCAGCTGAGCCGGGGGGACATCCCCATCATTGTGGACAGCTGCATCGCATTCATCACACAGTACGGTGAGTCCAGTGTGGTGGCATCACTGCCGGAGCATCCTCCGGCACACACCGGGCAGAGGAGGGGTCCAGGCAGGAGGCACTGCTCTCGAGGCACCAGCCCCACTGGGAACTCTCTGGGCAGGATTGGGCCCCTGTGACCCTatgtccctgccccagggctgcggcATGAGGGGATTTACCGCAAGAATGGAGCCAAGTCCCGGATCAAGGTACTGATGGAGGAGTTTCGGCGGGATGCCCGCAATGTCAAGCTGCGCATCAATGACAACTTCATCGAGGACGTCACTGATGTGCTGAAGAGGTTCTTCCGCGAGCTTGAGGACCCCGTCTTCACCCTGGAGCTGCACCCACAGTGGAAGGAGGCTGCAGGTACCTCGTTCACCCAATGCCTGCTCCCACGCTGGGCTGCCTGCCAGGGACCCCCAGGGCTGGTGTCCCTCAGGAAGGGGTCCCGGTACCAGCCCTAGAGCCATGTCAGCTCTGTGTCCACTGGACTCAGAAATGGTCCACGACTTGTTTTCCTCCCTCCAGAAATCTCCTCGAAGCCCCAGCGCCTGGAGAGGTACAAGGAGCTCATTCATCGCCTGCCTCGCCTCAACCACAAGACCCTGGCTGCGCTGATAGGGCACCTCTACCGGTCAGTGGGCCACCTCCCAGATGGGTCCTCTGGTCCAGCCAGGGTCCCCAGAGCCAGCCAGCAGCGTGAGGTCTCCCCACTGCCCAGGGAACACTGGCTTCCGTCCCTGTGAGCCAGGAAGAGCCCAGTCGCCAcgccctgccccaccagccccccagcagAAATACATGGGGTGTGCTGCAGTATGCTACTCGGGGATACCTCAAAAGTTCCCAAAGGGAGATTGACAGGATGTTCGGGAGTAGGTGACACCCTCCTAACGGATGTAATCTTCATGAGTGCCCAAAAAACAGCGAAAAAAACGAGTTCCTGTCCCCAACTCAGAGTATGAGGTGGGGCTGTTGTCTGGTTTGACGGCAGCTGGAAGTCCTCCAAACTGGAACTGCTCGACTTGAAGAGGAGCTGGGGAAAAATGGGCTGGTTTTCAGGGAAGTTTTTATGAGGCAGAGGAGTGTGGCTGGGACTGAAGCCCCATCCAAAGAGGtccctcacctctgtcctcctTGGCCCAGGGTGCAGAAATGTGCAGACCTCAATCAGATGAGCACCAAGAACCTGTCGCTGCTCTTCGCACCCAGCCTTTTCCAGACTGATGGCAAAGGGGAGCACGAGGTCAAGGTGATGGAAGACCTCATTGACAACTATGTCAGCATCTTCAACGTAAGCTCCCTGCAGGGGCCTCGCCAGCCCCCTCCATGCTGAACCTATCCATCTCCCCTTGTATGCCCCCATACATCATCTGCTTGCATCCGTCCATCCTGGCCCTGTGTCCGCAAGCCATATCCCACTCCACATTGACTCTATGCGTCTCCCTTCTCACCCTGTGCACCTTTCCCCTGGCAGATTGACGAGGACCAGGTATCCCAGATGGATCTGGAGAACAGCCTGATCACCACCTGGAAGGACACCCAGGTACTAGGGATGTGCTTGCCAGCCCCCACCATGTCAGAGACCCCCGGGCTGGTGGTACTGGCTGGAGGATGGGGGCACTCCCATCTGCCTACCTTGTGTTCCTGCTGTCCTACACCAGATATTTGGGGAAGGACCTTCCCTCACTTGTCTCCCCTATGCCCGTCACCTTGAGGCTCCTGCCCAGGGGagaagcagccccagctccctgggaCACCCTCACCagcccctggggagaggggatgtgCACAGTACCCATGCCAGCATGGCACCAATGCCTCCTActcttcccccagctctcccaaGCAGGGGACCTCATCATCGAGGTTTACCTGGAGCAGAAGCTGCCTGACTGCTGCGTCACCCTCAAGGTGAGTCTCAAAGGAGGGCCGTGCCAGAGGAAACAaggagggatgcaggctcctggcGTAGCTTGTCCCTGGGAACCATCCTGCCACCACCCATGGCAGCTCCCCACGTGTCTGGCCCCAGGTTTCCCCCACGATGACAGCAGAGGAGCTCACCAACCAGGTGCTGGAGATGCGCAACGTGGCCGCTAGCCTGGACATCTGGCTGACCTTCGAGGTCCTGGAGAACGGGGAGCTGGGTGAGCATGGTAGGGATGGCACGGGGAGATGCTCTCGGCACAGCTGGACTGGTGAGGAGGAGGTGTGGGATACGGGGGTCAGCTTGCTGCCAGTGGCGGGGGGACAGGGACTGGCACAGTGGAGGAGATATGGCAATGACAGTGTCCCTGCCCCTCCAGAGCGGCCCCTGCACCCCAAGGAgaaggtgctggagcaggctttGCAGTGGTGCAAGCTCCCAGAGCCCAGCACTGCGTACCTGCTGGTGAGGAAGGTCCCCATCGGTGAGGGCAGCTGTCTCTTCACAGGTAAGGCAATCACAGAGGGTCCCAGCGCCTAGGGGTGTCCCCTGAGGGGGATAGCTCTGCCCCAGCTTCCTTTGGCCACCTCCCTGCAGCCATCAGGGGCACATCCCTGAGACCCACAGCCACCCTCACATGTCCTCAGACCTCCTGACCCCTGTCTCCTCCCACTGGGCAGGCGCCAAGCGTGAGACCCCCAAGTGTGGGCTGCTGAAATGCCGTGAGGAGCCCCCCAAGCTGCTGGGGAACAAGTTTCAGGAGCGCTACTTCGTCATCCGGGaccagaggctgctgctgctcaaggAGAAGAGGGTACTCAGGGGATGCTGTGGGGATAGACTGGCGCCCCAAGAGCAgaaggagagacagggagggggAGCCTAGTGATAGTGGTAGCACGGTGGTGACTGTCCTCCTGGCCCGGAGGCTGGCACCAAGCTGAGCTGACCCAATGGATCTCCTTCCCCAGAGTGCCAAGCCGGAGCGCGAGTGGCCCCTGGATGCAGCCAAGGTTTACATGGGTATTAGGAAGAAGCTGAAGCCACCAGCCCAGTAAGTGGGACCTTCCCTGGAAGTCGCCCTGGGGCATGCACCTCTTGgtccctgcccccagcaccctgcacgcAAACCCAGCTGCTGGGAGCATGCCAAGCTCCACCAGGACCCAAAGCCATGACAAGCCTGGGCCCGTGGGGCAAACTTATCCCTCCACCCCACTGCCCACGGACCCTGGGCTGTGTCTGAGCTTGGtggtgctgccccacagcccgtctCTTCCTTTCCCAGGTGGGGTTTCACGCTGACCCTGGACAAGCAGCAGCTGTGAGTACCTGCCCCTGCCATCCTAGGGATAGGGGGATGTTGAGATCTGTCCCCAGTTTTAGTGGGAGTGGGACAGCCAAGGGCAGTGTGACAGGGCCCTGGGGCTCAAGACAGAGCTGGTGCCTGGCTGGGGCACTCAAGGGACAGAGTGGTGGGGCCAAATGCTCCCTGGCACGAGGTGGGGGCCAGGGTCCAGGGGCAATCCATCTCCATACCATGCACCCTTCCTACCTCCCCATCCACATCAGCACCCCTGGGAGATGCACCTTCCAAACACCCAGCACCAGGCTCCAGAGGGTTCCCAGCCCAGATGTGAGTGTCACCTCCATGgctgtgctgcctgccagccTTCACCCAACACTGCTCTGTGTCTCCACGCACCCAACACCGGGTATTCCTGCACCCTGCACCGAGctgggctccctgcccctgtctcCCTGGCATCACTGGGTACCCGGGCACACCCACCCATCCTGCTGATCCTGTCCCCGTTTTCCTGACACTGAtggtgctggggcagcagctgagcaCGTCACCTGCCCCCCAACATGGGGCTGATATGTTCTTCTAAAGGCAGCAAGGGCAGCTGAGCCGAGGTGCCTCATAGGTGCCCAATGAGCTCTCGCCTTGCCCTGAAGCTACGATTTGGGCGTGCAAAGAGTTTCAGAGGTGCAGCCCAACTGGGTGTAGTTGTGCCTGACAGCCCCGGGCTCACAGGCAAGGTGAAAAGGAGATGTGCACCCTGGGAGATGTGTCTtccaagccctggccctgctccctgGCAGCTTCTCAGCTGACTCCTCTGCAGGTACCTGGTGTGCTCGGGGCAGGCTGAGCTGTGGGACTGGACCACCAGCATCCTCAAGGCTCAGGTGGGTGCAGACtggctgggatgggatgggacaggggctggcagggcagcctggcatgaccccccctccctgccctgtcctTGTGCACAGCACGATGACCTGCGCCCTGTGATCATGCGCCGGCGCTCCTCCTCCGACCTCGCCAAGCAGAAGTTCGGCACCATGCCACTGGTCCCCTTGCACGGGGACAGCACCGACGCCACCATGCTCTCTGCCAACCAGACCCTGGTAAAGCCCCCGCAGCTACCCCTGCCTATGGGTGCTCCTGCACCCACCCAGGTCCATGCACCCATCCCGAGACCATGCGCCCACCCCTGGGCCCTGGAGgcgggtgcatgctgcctggcaCCGATGGATGCTTTGGATGTGTGTCCCTGTGCTCGGCGGTGTGTGCGTGCTGCATGCTCTGCTTGTGTCTGTGCCACCTCTCTGTGCGTGCAGGGCCCTGTGAGGGCATGTGGGGTGCTGCACCCCACTGCCCGTCCTCTGCCTGCCGAGGCACCCGTGACCCTGCTCCGCACTATCCCGTGCTTACCTCTGCCCGTTTCCTCTGTTTCTAGCGCCGCCTGCACACACGAAGGACTCTGTCCATGTTCTTTGTAAGTACCCGCACACGTGGAGCGCGTCCGTTGCTGGCTTTGCACCGTGCCTCCTGGCTACGGCGGCAAGGCCTCACCTGCAGCATCCCACCTGCACTCAGAGACATGCCCGGGCCATCCTGCCCATGCTGTGTGGCAGAGGAGAGGGTGCCTATTGCTCTGTGTGTCCCATACCCGGGGATGGGGGACCCTGCATGGTCCCAGTGTGTGCAAGCAAGACCACAACagtccagcccagctcccagagTCTCTCCTGCTGGGTGCACATTGCCCAGAGGGCATCCACATAAGAAACGTGAGGAAGTAGGTTTGGGTCCTCCTCACCATCAGGTTATTTCCCTGGGGGCCACCTGGCTGGATGCCACCTCACCTGGCTTTGTGCTCTGTGTGGGCACAcacctgccctccccaccccagacCGTCTCTGCCAAGGGATGCTGGGCTGTTGCCACAGCCTGGTGGCATGGACCATGCCTTGGCAGGAATCAAAACTCTCCCCGTCCATCagcaatgggggaaaaaaggggaacaGGGACTAAGTCAAGAGACCTGTTGGAGGGTGGGTACCCTGCAAGCACCAGCCCCACATTGAGGGGGCAAGGCTACCCGGGCAGCACCCGAGTGTAGGGAGGGCAAGATGAGGGGGGATGGAGGGGTACAGCTGAGCAGTGCGGACCGTGTCCCTCACACtgaccccccccccttccccagcccatgAAGATGCACCAGGACTccctggaggagcagcaggagaaggaggtggatGCCGATCCTGTCTACGAAGAGGTGGGCAACTTCCCCGAGCTGGCTGCACTGGAGCTGGGGCGAGGGCTGCTGGCAGACCTGTCGGCCGTGCCCCCTGTGGACAGGTCCAAGAAGCCAGCCCCGTTCCCAGAGCAGCCCCCGGACACAGCGCTGCGCTCCTCGCTGCCTGCCAGCCCGGCTCAGAGGGTGGCAGGTCCCTCCGTCCCCAAAGCCCTGTCCCTAGAAAGGGGCTTGAACCTGGAGAGCGACAAagctccagcccaggggctcagaCCCACAAAAACAGCCTCCCTGGAGAGGAACGTGGAGCCTTCTGTGGCACTGGGCAGAGACTGGGAGCAGGCAGCCACACCAGGGAGCAGTCCCAGCACGGAAACCTCCCTGGAGAACCCCAGGAAGAGGAGCATGCAGTCTCCCTCCCCCATCAACGACAAACTCATCCAGGAGCTCAGCAGCGTCATCCTCAGGAAGAACGAGGGCCAGCCACCGGGGCCGGGCCAGCCGGTGACGTGACCTGGTGTGTCAAAGGGGCAGCCACCGACCTGGGGGTCAATTCGCACCCGGCGGCAGCGACAACAGGTACCCCACACTCCCACATCATGGAGCCtgcaccctcttcctcctcctcctgaccccagtgctgggctgggaaCCAGGACCAGCGGGGAGCAGGGGACTAGTCGGggctgggatgctgtggggcgATACCCCCTGTCGggagggctggggatgctgccacACATTGCTCTTGCTCATAGGTGGCACATCTGTCATCAGGCCCAGTGCCAAGGGAAGAAACTAAAAGGGAGAATAAAAGCCTGTCCGCATGTTTTGGCAGCACCGCATGGTGTCAGGCAGGGGGGCATGTGGTGCCTTCCAGCCCAGGGGAACACAGCATgatgtcccctccccagcactgggCCCGTGGGGCAGGGTCAGGACACCCAAGTCATCCCCTACTTCCATTCTTGCATCTACTGTGGCATATTTTAGCGGGGGGTCaacaggagcagggctggccgTGTGTGCTCGGCGCATAGTCCTGGCGATGGAGGACGGTTCCTGCTCAGCTGGGGTATTTATACCTGTTCCTTCCACCAGTGGggagaaataaagttttatttgtaCTCTGGAGGGTTTGGTCACTGCAGGAGGAGTGGTGAGGGACGCATGGGATGGCGGCAGCACCAGCGGCGTCAGAGGAACTGCAAAACTGGGGCAAAGCCCTAGTGAACCTCAGATCCAGGGCAGGATTTTCTGCCCACGTCTGCTGCCAGCCTGGGATGGCATGGCCCTTCATGCTGGGTACCAAACTGCAGGGTCCCCCCCtcccggggcagggggacacagTCCAGCACCCTCTAGCCCTGCCTACAGCTGGCTCTACTCACTGGACCTCAGGGGCAAGACTGCCTTCTCTGAGGCCCTCCCTGATGAGGTCTTGagccctcctgggcagcagctgaCTGCATCCCGGACCCAGCCCCGAAAATCCTCGGAAACGTAGAAGTAGACAAAGGGATCAAAGCAGTTGTTGAAGGCACTGAGCACCAGGGCCACAGCATACCAGATGTAGGTGACGTTGTGGCACCCTTTGGCCTCCAGCATGTAGTGGATGAAGAGCAGCACGTTGCTGGGGGTGAAGCAGAGGATGAAGACCAGCAGGACCAAGGCCAGGACATGCACCAACTGCCCATAGCGTCTCCCTTTGGCCAGCAGCCGCACCAGGATGCAACTGTAGGAGATGGTCATGAGCACAAACggcaagccaaagcccacccCCACCAGGGAGAGGAAATAGTAGGCGAGGAACATGTGCTTATCCTTCTCCAGGACATCATGGCACGTTGTGATGTTCAGGTTCGAGATATGACTTATCTGGGGGTGCAAAAGCAGAGGGCTCATGCCCAGGCCCACCACCAGCCAGACGCCCACACAGACACTCGCCTTGCCCCGTGTCCAACTGGCGCCCTTCCACAGGAATGGGTGCACCACAGAGATGTAGCGCTCCAGGCCGATACAGGTGAGGAACAGGATGGAGCTGTACATGTTCCCGTAGAAGAAGGCCATCATGGTGCGGCACAGGTAGTCCCCAAAGAGCCAGtgattgcccaagaggtggtagGAGATCTTGAAGGGCAGCAGGAGGACAAAGAGCAGGTCAGCACTGGCCAGGTTGAGCAGGAAAAGGGTGCTGGAACATCTCCTGAAGTTGGCCACCAGGACCCAGCAGGCCAGAGCATTGGCCGGCAGCCCCACAAGCAGGACCACAGAgtagagggcagggaggaggcggGTGGTGAGGGTGCTGTTGAGGAAAGTTTCTATGGAGGCGTTGGGACACTCATCTTCTTCTTGGGGAGTGAGGGGGATCAAGGCTCTCCCTTTGCTGCGCACTGCGGAGGACACAAGGCATCAGGCTCAGCTGAGACCCCCCTCCCACTGCCCCTTCCCACTCGGGACCACACAGGATCTGTCACCCCTCCCTGCAGACCCACCGGCAAATGCCGGAGTTTGCATCTCCCTGAcccatggcaggggcagctcGAGACAAGGGAACCCTTAACATCCCACTGCCCCCGCCACCCGGACCTGTGCCACATCCTGTGCTGTCTGTGGTGGTCTGTGTCTCCTGGTGGTGCCAGACACGCACCCTGCCCACAGTCCAGATGGGTTCTGCTCCCACATGCCGCTACGGTGACACACGGCTCTGCCAATGTCCCTTGTCCTACTGAGCCCAGCACAATGGGTCCTCCACAACCCAACGGGATCAAAAGGGCACATAGGAAACCCACGCCAGGACAAGGTCAGGATATGGCCACCCATGCCAGGATGGGAGATGTTCTCCCACTGGAgcttctgtctcctcttcctcctcctggccagccccccagctcagcctcccACCCCACTCAGGTCTGTGCACTCCTTCCCATCTTCCTGTGGTCGGAGGCTTTTCACTGCGTGCTCAGAACAAAAGTGAAGAACAGCAGGAAGGTCCCGGGACACCAGACAAACAACTTCTGATCAAATCCCTTTTATGGCTTGCTCAGAAATCACAGTGGGCTCTGC is part of the Rissa tridactyla isolate bRisTri1 chromosome 11, bRisTri1.patW.cur.20221130, whole genome shotgun sequence genome and harbors:
- the ARAP3 gene encoding arf-GAP with Rho-GAP domain, ANK repeat and PH domain-containing protein 3 isoform X4, with protein sequence MSSPCGPDSDIADWLATIHLERYRDVFKQHGYHVARDAALLDSDHLQQIGITATGHRKRILNLAQQTRMLSQSQGGPTAGDTHFQATEVLDALKEGKDAMKAEPGEATDTFGTQQRVAAPAQASPLEKDPAPLLVKPVPKPRTIFPRSKTEQGLVPTPSARTTVPAHSLGSDRAPAAFVVLEGFVPGESSTDLESPDPRPALPPGLGATVAMGIGASRLGARDNAREETRSPPAPDHGQVLEASEKYPTSAPSVTPRLSHRVPAAEPSPGSVPEGHPTSNPPLPTAAAPAKRDPSPCPRAASQPASGQSRLEMVSNVIYEGLKPPSAPTEDSGGEHGPQGRAFAQPPAPSPKDLTQLDNKPDSPSWPSWCLPPILKRPTGKPEVGEQPISPYSETIFGHVAPPREQKGVGISSDQSYEAVSELELEREACRTSSECSSEGGRSEDEETRSRLIDRIIQNDTEGYSTVEAPRAEGAPFSLPAHLYPDEVLDDLTISPYASFTSLSEPRPTMLSGWLDKLSPQGNYVFQRRYVRFDGKNLMYFSSEKEPYPKGVIPLSVIEMARSTKDNKFQVFTSHRIFVFRAENEAQRNEWCSTLQKKVTEQRLVGSRPRPANTAHCQKSGTLELKGQKSKVFAALSLPEMWLYKSEQFFKMGIAICVIEMRGSTIREAKNRSFELITPFKTFSFVAESEREKREWMEALQEAIAEMLYDYEVAEKIWSNKANKHCADCWAQSPDWASINLCVVICKQCAGQHRSLGSNISKVQSLKLDTSVWSNEIVQLFIMLGNDRANRFWAARLPTAEALYPDASAEQRRDFISRKYREGRYRLPHPHYATQEDVLQALCTAVAGPALLKTVLKFFSSSEAGLAADPAVCEVAPGADLWWGPESKRPRNHPGSPHTQELGPEGVYNEITQPVTHSGYLYRSTAPTKLPGAKKSKEDFQRTWCSLERALLFFETEKCTELLGHIESGDLISLGVSRAPAVTSPSPTERFRFTLELFLIGEKVQQLGTEGPETLQAWASAIGKWFTPMSCHCLLGYEFQRVGQLRYKCMLNPERWQQAFFILQKAHLFICPAEDNGAEDSINLRRLQELSLVPPTETPEKKELLVLVEMGRTFYLQGLSRADSAAWYADIQASAGGRGNALKDQQLSRGDIPIIVDSCIAFITQYGLRHEGIYRKNGAKSRIKVLMEEFRRDARNVKLRINDNFIEDVTDVLKRFFRELEDPVFTLELHPQWKEAAEISSKPQRLERYKELIHRLPRLNHKTLAALIGHLYRVQKCADLNQMSTKNLSLLFAPSLFQTDGKGEHEVKVMEDLIDNYVSIFNIDEDQVSQMDLENSLITTWKDTQLSQAGDLIIEVYLEQKLPDCCVTLKVSPTMTAEELTNQVLEMRNVAASLDIWLTFEVLENGELGEHERPLHPKEKVLEQALQWCKLPEPSTAYLLVRKVPIGEGSCLFTGAKRETPKCGLLKCREEPPKLLGNKFQERYFVIRDQRLLLLKEKRSAKPEREWPLDAAKVYMGIRKKLKPPAQWGFTLTLDKQQLYLVCSGQAELWDWTTSILKAQHDDLRPVIMRRRSSSDLAKQKFGTMPLVPLHGDSTDATMLSANQTLRRLHTRRTLSMFFPMKMHQDSLEEQQEKEVDADPVYEEVGNFPELAALELGRGLLADLSAVPPVDRSKKPAPFPEQPPDTALRSSLPASPAQRVAGPSVPKALSLERGLNLESDKAPAQGLRPTKTASLERNVEPSVALGRDWEQAATPGSSPSTETSLENPRKRSMQSPSPINDKLIQELSSVILRKNEGQPPGPGQPVT
- the ARAP3 gene encoding arf-GAP with Rho-GAP domain, ANK repeat and PH domain-containing protein 3 isoform X5, translating into MSSPCGPDSDIADWLATIHLERYRDVFKQHGYHVARDAALLDSDHLQQIGITATGHRKRILNLAQQTRMLSQSQGGPTAGDTHFQATEVLDALKEGKDAMKAEPGEATDTFGTQQRVAAPAQASPLEKDPAPLLVKPVPKPRTIFPRSKTEQGLVPTPSARTTVPAHSLGSDRAPAAFVVLEGFVPGESSTDLESPDPRPALPPGLGATVAMGIGASRLGARDNAREETRSPPAPDHGQVLEASEKYPTSAPSVTPRLSHRVPAAEPSPGSVPEGHPTSNPPLPTAAAPAKRDPSPCPRAASQPASGQSRLEMVSNVIYEGLKPPSAPTEDSGGEHGPQGRAFAQPPAPSPKDLTQLDNKPDSPSWPSWCLPPILKRPTGKPEVGEQPISPYSETIFGHVAPPREQKGVGISSDQSYEAVSELELEREACRTSSECSSEGGRSEDEETRSRLIDRIIQNDTEGYSTVEAPRAEGAPFSLPAHLYPDEVLDDLTISPYASFTSLSEPRPTMLSGWLDKLSPQGNYVFQRRYVRFDGKNLMYFSSEKEPYPKGVIPLSVIEMARSTKDNKFQVFTSHRIFVFRAENEAQRNEWCSTLQKKVTEQRLVGSRPRPANTAHCQKSGTLELKGQKSKVFAALSLPEMWLYKSEQFFKMGIAICVIEMRGSTIREAKNRSFELITPFKTFSFVAESEREKREWMEALQEAIAEMLYDYEVAEKIWSNKANKHCADCWAQSPDWASINLCVVICKQCAGQHRSLGSNISKVQSLKLDTSVWSNEIVQLFIMLGNDRANRFWAARLPTAEALYPDASAEQRRDFISRKYREGRYRLPHPHYATQEDVLQALCTAVAGPALLKTVLKFFSSSEAGLAADPAVCEVAPGADLWWGPESKRPRNHPGSPHTQELGPEGVYNEITQPVTHSGYLYRSTAPTKLPGAKKSKEDFQRTWCSLERALLFFETEKCTELLGHIESGDLISLGVSRAPAVTSPSPTERFRFTLELFLIGEKVQQLGTEGPETLQAWASAIGKWFTPMSCHCLLGYEFQRVGQLRYKCMLNPERWQQAFFILQKAHLFICPAEDNGAEDSINLRRLQELSLVPPTETPEKKELLVLVEMGRTFYLQGLSRADSAAWYADIQASAGGRGNALKDQQLSRGDIPIIVDSCIAFITQYGLRHEGIYRKNGAKSRIKVLMEEFRRDARNVKLRINDNFIEDVTDVLKRFFRELEDPVFTLELHPQWKEAAEISSKPQRLERYKELIHRLPRLNHKTLAALIGHLYRVQKCADLNQMSTKNLSLLFAPSLFQTDGKGEHEVKVMEDLIDNYVSIFNIDEDQVSQMDLENSLITTWKDTQLSQAGDLIIEVYLEQKLPDCCVTLKVSPTMTAEELTNQVLEMRNVAASLDIWLTFEVLENGELERPLHPKEKVLEQALQWCKLPEPSTAYLLVRKVPIGEGSCLFTGAKRETPKCGLLKCREEPPKLLGNKFQERYFVIRDQRLLLLKEKRSAKPEREWPLDAAKVYMGIRKKLKPPAQWGFTLTLDKQQLYLVCSGQAELWDWTTSILKAQHDDLRPVIMRRRSSSDLAKQKFGTMPLVPLHGDSTDATMLSANQTLRRLHTRRTLSMFFPMKMHQDSLEEQQEKEVDADPVYEEVGNFPELAALELGRGLLADLSAVPPVDRSKKPAPFPEQPPDTALRSSLPASPAQRVAGPSVPKALSLERGLNLESDKAPAQGLRPTKTASLERNVEPSVALGRDWEQAATPGSSPSTETSLENPRKRSMQSPSPINDKLIQELSSVILRKNEGQPPGPGQPVT